One region of Anaeromyxobacter paludicola genomic DNA includes:
- the trpE gene encoding anthranilate synthase component I yields MKPLPDLDTFLSLCRPGLAVPIRVEVDADTETPVSAFLKLSRGEKRAFLFESVEGGERSARYSFLGAGPREVMRWRLGDGGDPVEQVRAALATHRAVRVPGTPAFSGGLVGFFSYDAVKLFEPRVPIANPDELGFPDAFFMDFDVVVAFDNLRHSMHVIAEVRCGEGDDPRALYQQALLRIGGVLERLSRPLRDGRRERRREAARAPAALQPRVARQEFEAAVRKAKAYLRAGDCQQIVLSQRFDAEVSSAPFDLYRALRRVNPSPYLFFLQDGDRALVGSSPETLVKLRGGEVTLRPIAGTRKRGQDAAEDQALEAELRADPKENAEHVMLIDLGRNDVGRVAEVGSVRLTALKVVERYSHVMHLVSEVRGKLKDGLSAIDVLRASFPAGTVSGSPKVRAMEIIDELEPARRGPYAGAVGYFDRGGDMEMCIAIRTLMQAGRRVSVQAGAGLVFDSKPAAEYQETVNKARALFAAVAQAEAQSMDAAAVAPPETSAARKAGGAR; encoded by the coding sequence GTGAAGCCGCTGCCCGACCTCGACACATTCCTCTCCCTCTGCCGCCCCGGCCTCGCGGTCCCCATCCGCGTGGAGGTGGACGCGGACACCGAGACGCCGGTCTCGGCGTTCCTCAAGCTGTCGCGCGGGGAGAAGCGCGCCTTCCTCTTCGAGTCGGTCGAGGGCGGGGAGCGGAGCGCGCGCTACTCGTTCCTCGGCGCCGGCCCGCGCGAGGTGATGCGCTGGCGCCTCGGCGACGGCGGCGACCCGGTGGAGCAGGTGCGGGCCGCCCTCGCCACCCACCGCGCCGTGCGCGTGCCCGGCACGCCCGCCTTCTCCGGCGGCCTCGTCGGCTTCTTCTCCTACGACGCGGTGAAGCTCTTCGAGCCGCGGGTGCCGATCGCGAACCCGGACGAGCTCGGGTTCCCCGACGCCTTCTTCATGGACTTCGACGTGGTGGTGGCGTTCGATAACCTGCGCCACTCCATGCACGTGATCGCCGAGGTCCGCTGCGGCGAGGGCGACGACCCGCGGGCGCTCTACCAGCAGGCGCTGCTGCGCATCGGCGGCGTGCTCGAGCGGCTCTCGCGGCCGCTGCGCGACGGCCGGCGGGAGCGGCGGCGCGAGGCGGCGCGCGCCCCGGCGGCGCTCCAGCCGCGGGTGGCGCGCCAGGAGTTCGAGGCCGCCGTCCGCAAGGCCAAGGCCTACCTGCGCGCCGGCGACTGCCAGCAGATCGTCCTCTCGCAGCGCTTCGACGCCGAGGTCTCCTCGGCGCCGTTCGACCTCTACCGCGCGCTCCGGCGCGTGAACCCGTCGCCGTACCTCTTCTTCCTGCAGGACGGCGACCGCGCCCTCGTCGGCAGCTCGCCCGAGACGCTGGTGAAGCTGCGCGGCGGCGAGGTGACCTTGCGGCCCATCGCCGGCACCCGCAAGCGCGGCCAGGACGCCGCCGAGGACCAGGCGCTCGAGGCCGAGCTGCGCGCCGACCCGAAGGAGAACGCCGAGCACGTGATGCTCATCGACCTCGGGCGCAACGACGTCGGCCGCGTGGCCGAGGTGGGCTCGGTCCGGCTCACCGCGCTCAAGGTGGTGGAGCGCTACTCGCACGTGATGCACCTCGTCTCCGAGGTGCGCGGCAAGCTCAAGGACGGGCTCTCGGCGATCGACGTGCTCCGGGCCTCCTTCCCCGCCGGCACCGTCTCCGGCTCGCCCAAGGTGCGGGCCATGGAGATCATCGACGAGCTCGAGCCGGCGCGCCGCGGCCCCTACGCCGGCGCGGTGGGCTACTTCGACCGCGGCGGCGACATGGAGATGTGCATCGCCATCCGCACCCTGATGCAGGCGGGGCGGCGGGTGTCGGTGCAGGCCGGCGCCGGGCTGGTCTTCGACTCGAAGCCGGCGGCCGAGTACCAGGAGACGGTCAACAAGGCGCGGGCGCTCTTCGCGGCGGTGGCGCAGGCCGAGGCGCAGAGCATGGACGCCGCCGCCGTCGCCCCGCCGGAGACGTCGGCGGCGCGCAAGGCCGGGGGCGCCCGATGA
- the panD gene encoding aspartate 1-decarboxylase: MRRTFFLSKIHRATVTHADLDYEGSVTIDEDLMDAAGILEFEAVHVWNITRGTRLQTYAIRGERGSGVICINGAAAHLNQPGDKVILATFAEMEEAEARQHAPKVVLVDARNKPVAKDVAEVAGPKRRITA; encoded by the coding sequence ATGCGGCGGACGTTTTTCCTGTCCAAGATCCATCGCGCGACGGTGACCCACGCCGACCTCGACTACGAGGGGTCGGTCACCATCGACGAGGATCTCATGGACGCGGCCGGGATCCTGGAGTTCGAGGCGGTCCACGTGTGGAACATCACCCGGGGCACGCGGCTCCAGACCTACGCCATCCGCGGCGAGCGCGGCAGCGGCGTCATCTGCATCAACGGCGCGGCCGCGCACCTCAACCAGCCCGGGGACAAGGTCATCCTCGCCACCTTCGCGGAGATGGAGGAGGCCGAGGCGCGGCAGCACGCGCCGAAGGTCGTCCTCGTCGACGCGCGGAACAAGCCGGTGGCGAAGGACGTGGCCGAGGTCGCCGGACCGAAGCGGCGGATCACGGCATGA
- a CDS encoding M20/M25/M40 family metallo-hydrolase yields MDLAILALLLAAAPAPTPTEPARADASPALVAAQPGRADAVPPPSPAQRERAGEGAADPESTIQGAPMKADVTWLADPLRTGRGVGTPGNAAAADWVAGRFRALGLAPAGTEGYLQPFDAPVRAVLRGENALSLGGAPLALQRDWQPFTFSDPGKAEGEVVFAGYGVTAPELGYDDYAGLDVKGKVVLVAAHFPREADPASPFRAPQAYRYGEWRYKTINAREHGAAAILAVRDGWNHAGKDELPPWRGAVSSRAGLLAARVTLAALARAGVDAAALAAPAQQDGRPHSRPTGLRARLATDVEQERAPTANVLALLPGGDPARAGECVVVGAHYDHLGYGGDESLSPEETGKVHPGADDNASGVAAVLAVARAMKEAGPAPRTVLFAAFSGEELGLLGSALYVRAPPAACPLGRTQLMVNLDMVGRAREGKVFVDGADTAKGLRAEVTALASRPPALPLRLAFGGDGYGPSDQTSFFAKGVPVLFLFTGAHVDYHRPTDTADKIDAAGLQAVGRLAYRAARDAALRPARLEVVRAPAPPSRERQGERERGYGAYLGTIPDFEERKDPGIKVSGVRPGSPAEKAGIAGGDVVLEVAGTRIGSLEDLTFALRAHRPGDTVDVVFARGPERRSAKVTLGERK; encoded by the coding sequence ATGGACCTCGCCATCCTCGCGCTGCTCCTGGCCGCGGCGCCGGCCCCGACCCCCACCGAACCGGCGCGCGCCGACGCCAGCCCAGCCCTCGTTGCCGCGCAGCCGGGGAGGGCCGACGCGGTGCCACCTCCCTCTCCCGCGCAGCGGGAAAGGGCCGGGGAGGGGGCGGCGGATCCCGAGTCCACCATCCAGGGCGCCCCGATGAAGGCCGACGTGACCTGGCTCGCCGACCCGCTCCGCACCGGCCGCGGCGTGGGCACGCCGGGGAACGCCGCCGCCGCCGACTGGGTGGCCGGTCGCTTCCGCGCCCTCGGTCTCGCGCCGGCGGGGACGGAGGGCTACCTGCAGCCCTTCGACGCCCCGGTGCGCGCGGTCCTCCGCGGCGAGAACGCGCTCTCCCTCGGTGGCGCGCCGCTCGCGCTCCAGCGCGACTGGCAGCCCTTCACCTTCTCCGATCCCGGGAAGGCCGAGGGCGAGGTGGTCTTCGCCGGCTACGGCGTCACCGCGCCGGAGCTCGGCTACGACGACTACGCGGGGCTCGACGTGAAGGGGAAGGTGGTGCTGGTGGCGGCCCACTTCCCCCGGGAGGCCGACCCGGCCTCGCCGTTCCGGGCGCCGCAGGCCTACCGTTACGGCGAGTGGCGCTACAAGACCATCAACGCCCGCGAGCACGGCGCGGCGGCGATCCTGGCGGTGCGCGACGGCTGGAACCACGCCGGCAAGGACGAGCTGCCGCCCTGGCGCGGCGCCGTCTCCTCGCGGGCCGGCCTGCTCGCCGCGCGCGTGACCCTGGCGGCGCTCGCCCGCGCCGGCGTGGACGCCGCGGCGCTCGCCGCCCCGGCGCAGCAGGACGGCCGCCCCCACTCGCGCCCCACCGGCCTGCGCGCCCGGCTCGCGACCGACGTCGAGCAGGAGCGCGCCCCGACCGCCAACGTGCTCGCGCTGCTCCCCGGCGGCGATCCCGCCCGCGCGGGCGAGTGCGTGGTGGTGGGCGCCCACTACGACCACCTCGGCTACGGCGGCGACGAGTCGCTCTCGCCGGAGGAGACCGGCAAGGTTCACCCCGGCGCCGACGACAACGCGAGCGGCGTGGCGGCGGTCCTGGCGGTGGCGCGCGCCATGAAGGAGGCCGGCCCGGCGCCGCGGACGGTGCTCTTCGCGGCCTTCAGCGGCGAGGAGCTTGGCCTCCTCGGCTCGGCGCTCTACGTGCGCGCGCCGCCCGCCGCCTGCCCGCTCGGCCGGACCCAGCTCATGGTGAACCTCGACATGGTGGGGCGGGCGCGGGAGGGGAAGGTCTTCGTGGACGGGGCCGACACCGCGAAGGGGCTGCGGGCCGAGGTGACGGCGCTCGCGAGCCGCCCGCCGGCGCTGCCGCTCCGGCTCGCCTTCGGCGGCGACGGCTACGGCCCCTCCGACCAGACCAGCTTCTTCGCGAAGGGCGTCCCCGTGCTCTTCCTCTTCACGGGCGCTCACGTGGACTACCATCGCCCCACCGACACCGCCGACAAGATCGACGCCGCCGGGCTCCAGGCGGTCGGCCGGCTCGCCTACCGGGCCGCGCGCGACGCCGCGCTCCGTCCGGCGCGGCTCGAGGTGGTGCGCGCCCCCGCCCCGCCGTCGCGCGAGCGGCAGGGGGAGCGGGAGCGGGGCTACGGCGCCTACCTCGGCACCATCCCCGACTTCGAGGAGCGCAAGGACCCGGGCATCAAGGTCTCGGGGGTGCGCCCGGGCAGCCCCGCGGAGAAGGCCGGCATCGCGGGCGGGGACGTGGTACTGGAAGTGGCGGGGACGCGCATCGGCAGCCTGGAGGATCTGACGTTCGCGCTGCGGGCCCACCGGCCGGGCGACACCGTGGACGTGGTCTTCGCGCGGGGGCCCGAGCGGCGCAGCGCGAAGGTGACCCTGGGAGAGAGGAAGTAG
- a CDS encoding anthranilate synthase component II, which produces MTRLLVVDNYDSFTFNLVQYLGELGAEVEVFRNDAIDVAGIRARRPRGLVLSPGPCTPSEAGVTLEAVRALAGELPILGVCLGHQAIGQAFGGKVVRNARIVHGKASPVRHRGEGVFAGLPSPFEAGRYHSLVVERETLPRALRVTAWTDEREIMGLRHRTLDVEGVQFHPESILTGCGKQLLGNWLARLGRGRRR; this is translated from the coding sequence ATGACGCGCCTCCTCGTGGTGGACAACTACGACTCCTTCACCTTCAACCTCGTGCAGTACCTGGGCGAGCTCGGCGCGGAGGTCGAGGTCTTCCGCAACGACGCCATCGACGTGGCCGGGATCCGCGCCCGCCGCCCGCGCGGCCTCGTGCTCTCGCCGGGCCCCTGCACCCCCTCCGAGGCCGGGGTGACGCTCGAGGCGGTCCGCGCGCTCGCGGGCGAGCTGCCCATCCTGGGCGTGTGCCTAGGCCACCAGGCGATCGGCCAGGCGTTCGGCGGCAAGGTGGTGCGCAACGCCCGCATCGTCCACGGCAAGGCGAGCCCGGTGCGCCACCGGGGCGAGGGCGTCTTCGCCGGGCTGCCGTCGCCGTTCGAGGCGGGGCGCTACCACTCGCTCGTGGTCGAGCGCGAGACCCTGCCGCGGGCGCTCCGCGTGACCGCCTGGACCGACGAGCGGGAGATCATGGGGCTCCGCCACCGGACCCTCGACGTGGAGGGCGTCCAGTTCCACCCGGAGTCCATCCTGACCGGCTGCGGGAAGCAGCTCCTCGGGAACTGGCTCGCCCGGCTCGGGCGCGGGAGGCGGCGATGA
- the trpD gene encoding anthranilate phosphoribosyltransferase, whose amino-acid sequence MIREALAKLVERQDLTRAEMVAVMNEVADDEATPAQVGALLAALRIKGETVEEIAGAAEVMRARVDPVAVHREVFVDTCGTGGDGQNTFNISTAAAFVVAGAGVCVAKHGNRSVSSRCGSADVLAALGVEVEIPKERVERCIEEVGIGFLFAPRLHPAFKAVAGIRRELAMRSIFNLLGPLANPAGARHQVMGVYEPRWVTVIGGVLAALGAAHAFVVHGEGLDEIAVTGMTHCSEVKEGKLDRFSVVPEDLGLRRWTREDLRGGDAALNARILRDVFGGQQGAARDAVLANAAAGLVAGGAAADLREGVQVASRSIDAGAALEKLTRLVAASRADA is encoded by the coding sequence ATGATCCGCGAGGCGCTCGCCAAGCTGGTGGAGCGGCAGGACCTCACCCGCGCCGAGATGGTCGCGGTGATGAACGAGGTGGCCGACGACGAGGCCACGCCGGCGCAGGTCGGCGCGCTGCTCGCCGCGCTGCGCATCAAGGGCGAGACGGTCGAGGAGATCGCCGGCGCCGCCGAGGTGATGCGCGCCCGGGTGGACCCGGTCGCCGTGCACCGCGAGGTGTTCGTGGACACCTGCGGCACCGGCGGCGACGGCCAGAACACCTTCAACATCTCCACCGCCGCCGCCTTCGTGGTGGCGGGCGCCGGGGTGTGCGTCGCCAAGCACGGCAACCGCTCGGTGTCGTCCCGCTGCGGCTCGGCCGACGTGCTCGCCGCGCTCGGCGTGGAGGTGGAGATCCCGAAGGAGCGGGTGGAGCGCTGCATCGAGGAGGTCGGCATCGGCTTCCTCTTCGCGCCGCGGCTGCACCCCGCCTTCAAGGCCGTCGCCGGCATCCGGCGCGAGCTCGCGATGCGGAGCATCTTCAACCTGCTCGGCCCCCTCGCCAACCCCGCCGGCGCCCGCCACCAGGTGATGGGCGTGTACGAGCCGCGCTGGGTGACGGTGATCGGGGGGGTGCTGGCGGCGCTGGGCGCGGCGCACGCGTTCGTGGTGCACGGCGAGGGTCTCGACGAGATCGCCGTCACCGGCATGACCCACTGCTCGGAAGTGAAGGAGGGGAAGTTGGACCGTTTCTCGGTAGTGCCAGAGGACCTGGGCCTGCGGCGCTGGACCCGCGAGGACCTCCGCGGCGGCGACGCCGCCCTGAACGCGCGCATCCTGCGCGACGTCTTCGGCGGACAGCAGGGCGCGGCCCGCGACGCGGTGCTCGCCAACGCGGCGGCCGGGCTGGTGGCCGGCGGGGCGGCGGCCGATCTCCGCGAGGGCGTGCAGGTGGCGTCCCGCTCCATCGACGCGGGCGCGGCCCTCGAGAAGCTCACGCGGCTCGTCGCCGCCAGCCGGGCGGACGCATGA